One genomic segment of Nocardioides cavernaquae includes these proteins:
- a CDS encoding NADH:flavin oxidoreductase/NADH oxidase family protein, with protein MPNATRPTLTASDVDALSQPFTLRDGIVIKNRLAKGALSESLARRDHTPGTRIKNLYRRWADNGLGLVITGNVMVDRRAIGEPGNVVVEDDRAFDDLVEWAQIINSGGATAWAQINHPGRQAPRTLTPQPVAPSAVALTGTAGMFAEPRELTHDEIEDIIRRFATTAGVLVRAGFDGVQIHGAHGYLVSQFLSPLANHRTDAWGGTPEKRRRFVIEIVRAIRAEIGPDAALAIKLNSADFQRGGFSEDESLEVVRALAAEGIDLLEISGGTYSSAAMLGVDPSLKESTRRREAYFLDYAERVRAELPDLPLMLTGGFRSVESMNDAIASGAVDLVGLGRPLAVEPDVPGQLLDGTITRSTVTPKRSGIKVIDNLTELTAYTVQMWRMADGREPAPRRHPAINVVQYLVRNGIDSVRVGRRGL; from the coding sequence ATGCCCAACGCCACCCGCCCCACTCTGACGGCCAGCGATGTCGACGCACTGAGCCAGCCCTTCACGCTGCGCGACGGCATCGTCATCAAGAACCGCCTGGCGAAGGGCGCCCTCAGCGAGAGCCTGGCGCGCCGCGACCACACGCCCGGCACGCGGATCAAGAACCTCTACCGCCGCTGGGCCGACAACGGCCTCGGCCTGGTCATCACCGGCAACGTCATGGTCGACCGCCGCGCGATCGGCGAGCCGGGCAACGTCGTCGTCGAGGACGACCGGGCGTTCGATGACCTCGTCGAGTGGGCGCAGATCATCAACTCAGGTGGCGCTACCGCGTGGGCGCAGATCAACCACCCCGGTCGCCAGGCGCCTCGCACACTCACACCTCAGCCGGTTGCCCCCTCGGCGGTCGCCCTCACTGGCACGGCAGGCATGTTCGCCGAACCTCGCGAGCTCACGCACGACGAGATCGAGGACATCATCCGGCGGTTCGCCACCACCGCGGGCGTGCTGGTCCGCGCCGGGTTCGACGGGGTCCAGATCCACGGCGCCCACGGCTACCTCGTCAGCCAGTTCCTCTCCCCGCTCGCCAACCACCGCACCGACGCATGGGGAGGTACGCCGGAGAAGCGGCGCCGCTTCGTGATCGAGATCGTGCGCGCCATCCGCGCCGAGATCGGCCCGGATGCCGCCCTCGCGATCAAGCTCAACTCCGCGGACTTCCAGCGAGGCGGGTTCAGTGAGGACGAGTCGCTCGAGGTCGTGCGAGCGCTGGCAGCGGAAGGCATCGACCTGCTGGAGATCTCCGGCGGCACCTACTCCTCCGCCGCGATGCTCGGGGTCGACCCGTCGCTGAAGGAGAGCACGCGTCGCCGGGAGGCCTACTTCCTCGACTACGCCGAGCGGGTGCGGGCCGAGCTCCCCGACCTGCCGCTGATGCTCACCGGCGGCTTCCGGTCCGTCGAGAGCATGAACGACGCGATCGCCTCGGGCGCGGTCGACCTGGTCGGCCTCGGCCGTCCGCTGGCCGTCGAGCCCGACGTCCCGGGCCAGCTCCTCGATGGAACGATCACAAGGAGCACCGTCACTCCCAAGCGCAGCGGCATCAAGGTGATCGACAACCTGACCGAGCTCACGGCGTACACGGTGCAGATGTGGCGGATGGCCGACGGCCGCGAGCCCGCGCCCCGCCGCCACCCGGCCATCAATGTCGTCCAGTACCTCGTGCGCAACGGGATCGACAGCGTCCGCGTCGGCCGCCGGGGGCTCTGA
- a CDS encoding MFS transporter, with amino-acid sequence MTSAAATPAVDALADSPEVQRWAYGLVLTLTGIALGVSGMPAPLYGIYQSEWHLTPLTTTVVFAVYAFAALGAVLVSGTISDSVGRKPVLLAATVTLVVGLVIFLFASNVWMLLAARTLHGAAVGSIVVAGAAALMDLRPDHGRRTGQLSGVAFNIGITFAILCSSLLAQYSPYPLRLPFVVIGALVVAIGIGVLALRETHTDRTSGPLRIAKPSVPAEIRTDFWFAALGVMASWSVLGVLLSLFPTLAAARTGVHNLVFGGAVVAVSAFAAALVQMVVTDLEARRAALIGDVAMAATLLLTIPALISHNPYAVFAVSAALGGAFGLSFGGSLRHLSNVVPADRRGETMSAYYLLAYSAMAFPTIAAGAAATEWGLAAIYPWFAAAAALACVAAAVLGLRNTSPA; translated from the coding sequence GTGACGAGCGCAGCGGCCACACCCGCCGTCGACGCGTTGGCAGACTCCCCCGAGGTCCAGCGATGGGCCTACGGCCTGGTCCTGACCCTCACCGGGATCGCGCTCGGCGTCTCCGGCATGCCGGCCCCGCTCTACGGGATCTACCAGTCCGAGTGGCACCTCACCCCGCTCACCACGACCGTGGTCTTCGCCGTCTACGCGTTCGCAGCCCTCGGCGCGGTCCTGGTGTCCGGCACGATCTCGGACTCAGTCGGCCGCAAGCCGGTCCTGCTCGCCGCGACCGTGACGCTGGTCGTCGGACTCGTCATCTTCCTGTTCGCCAGCAACGTCTGGATGCTGCTGGCCGCCCGGACGCTGCACGGCGCGGCCGTCGGTTCGATCGTGGTCGCCGGAGCCGCCGCACTGATGGACCTGCGGCCCGACCACGGCCGTCGCACGGGTCAGCTCAGCGGCGTGGCGTTCAACATCGGCATCACCTTCGCGATCCTCTGCTCTTCGCTGCTCGCGCAGTACTCGCCGTACCCGCTCCGGCTGCCGTTCGTCGTCATCGGCGCACTCGTGGTCGCGATCGGCATCGGCGTCCTGGCACTCCGGGAGACGCACACCGACCGCACCTCGGGTCCGTTGCGCATCGCAAAGCCGTCGGTCCCCGCCGAGATCCGGACCGACTTCTGGTTCGCAGCCCTCGGCGTGATGGCCTCGTGGTCCGTGCTGGGCGTGCTCCTCTCACTGTTCCCGACCCTCGCCGCCGCCAGGACCGGCGTGCACAACCTCGTCTTCGGCGGTGCGGTCGTCGCGGTGTCGGCCTTCGCCGCAGCGCTGGTCCAGATGGTCGTGACCGACCTCGAGGCGCGGCGCGCAGCACTGATCGGGGACGTGGCCATGGCGGCCACCCTCCTGCTGACCATCCCCGCTCTGATCAGCCACAACCCGTACGCCGTGTTCGCGGTCTCTGCGGCCCTCGGCGGAGCGTTCGGCCTCAGCTTCGGCGGCTCGTTGCGCCACCTCTCCAACGTCGTCCCGGCGGACCGTCGCGGCGAGACCATGTCGGCGTACTACCTGCTGGCCTACTCCGCGATGGCGTTCCCGACGATCGCGGCCGGCGCCGCGGCGACCGAGTGGGGGCTCGCGGCGATCTATCCGTGGTTCGCGGCAGCCGCCGCCCTGGCCTGTGTCGCGGCCGCGGTCCTCGGCCTGCGCAACACCTCACCCGCCTGA
- a CDS encoding phosphotransferase enzyme family protein — translation MSEALRAAWALPDNAAIRLLVVSENATYVVELLDVPTMVIRVARPGYSDDATHLRSELCWSAALHREIGLRTPRSVPGADGDQIQTLRDPDGVAWLAVAFEFVSGSTLESQPRPQRFYPELGRITAEMHRHARGWEPPAHFRRFGWGLDALIGPEARWGRWQLADLGGTEYDLLRRAESAAVDHVRAGLTTGPADFGLIHGDLRPSNVLADGVEVHVIDFDDCGHGYYLYDAAAALSFYEHLPEASDMLSAWCEGYRSVAPLSSADEALIGSLTMIRRLTMLGWSTTHDLGAIPTDLRDEIVSGAVTVADRYLTDRAWLTS, via the coding sequence ATGAGCGAGGCACTTCGGGCCGCCTGGGCCCTGCCCGACAATGCGGCGATCCGGCTGCTCGTGGTGTCCGAGAACGCCACCTACGTCGTCGAGCTGCTCGATGTGCCGACCATGGTCATCCGCGTCGCGCGCCCAGGGTATTCCGACGACGCCACGCACCTCCGGTCCGAGCTCTGCTGGTCGGCGGCACTCCACCGCGAGATCGGCCTCAGGACCCCCCGGTCGGTTCCCGGTGCCGACGGCGACCAGATCCAGACCCTTCGCGATCCCGACGGAGTGGCCTGGCTCGCCGTCGCCTTCGAGTTCGTGAGCGGGTCCACGCTGGAGAGCCAGCCCCGACCGCAGCGGTTCTACCCTGAGCTGGGGCGCATCACGGCGGAGATGCACCGTCACGCGCGGGGGTGGGAGCCGCCCGCGCACTTCCGCCGGTTCGGCTGGGGGCTCGACGCTCTCATCGGGCCGGAGGCGCGCTGGGGTCGCTGGCAGCTGGCGGACTTGGGCGGCACCGAGTACGATCTCCTGCGCCGCGCCGAGAGTGCCGCCGTCGATCACGTCCGGGCCGGCCTCACCACCGGCCCGGCCGACTTCGGGCTGATCCACGGCGACCTCCGGCCCAGCAACGTGCTCGCCGACGGCGTCGAGGTCCACGTGATCGACTTCGACGACTGCGGCCATGGGTACTACCTGTACGACGCCGCCGCGGCCCTGTCGTTCTACGAGCACCTTCCCGAAGCCAGCGACATGCTGTCCGCATGGTGCGAGGGCTATCGGTCGGTTGCCCCGCTCAGCAGCGCCGACGAGGCGCTCATCGGCAGCCTCACCATGATCCGGCGCCTCACCATGCTCGGCTGGTCGACCACGCACGATCTCGGTGCGATCCCGACCGACCTGCGCGACGAGATCGTCTCCGGTGCCGTGACCGTGGCCGACAGGTACCTGACCGACCGTGCGTGGCTGACCAGCTGA
- a CDS encoding nuclear transport factor 2 family protein, with protein sequence MRDVDRCPAVVPEGKAWQGSGMKRFREAVEARDLGSVADLLADNVVFTSPVAHKPYEGKAITAAILQTVIEVFEDFRYVRELESTDGADSALVFEARVGDKAITGCDFIHVDDDGRIDQFMVMVRPLSAAQALAAAMGERFDDIVKRAGLG encoded by the coding sequence ATGCGTGATGTGGATCGCTGCCCGGCCGTGGTCCCGGAGGGCAAGGCGTGGCAGGGTTCGGGCATGAAGCGCTTTCGTGAGGCCGTCGAGGCCCGTGACCTCGGGTCGGTGGCTGACCTGCTTGCCGACAACGTCGTGTTCACCAGTCCTGTGGCCCACAAGCCCTACGAGGGCAAGGCGATCACCGCGGCGATCCTCCAGACCGTGATCGAGGTGTTCGAGGACTTCCGCTACGTGCGCGAGCTCGAGAGCACCGACGGTGCCGACAGTGCGCTGGTCTTCGAGGCGCGGGTGGGCGACAAGGCGATCACCGGATGCGATTTCATCCACGTCGACGACGACGGGCGCATCGACCAGTTCATGGTGATGGTGCGACCGTTGAGCGCGGCGCAGGCGCTGGCTGCAGCCATGGGGGAGCGGTTCGACGACATCGTGAAGCGCGCCGGCCTGGGCTGA
- the eutC gene encoding ethanolamine ammonia-lyase subunit EutC, with protein MTPSPSISPSDDPWALLRSTTQARIGLGHSGHAMPTAHVLAFRADHAAARDAVHAELDLDALAASLRAGSGPGRHSNEPIVEVASRATSRGEYLRRPDLGRRLRADDVDRLRTIRAGAPSERDPDLSIVLCDGLSSTAVATHAAPFLRAVERALGPGVELGPLVVATQARVALGDEVGGALGSRAVLVLIGERPGLSVPDSLGAYLTFNPEVGRLDSERNCVSNIRPPHGLSYDAAARTIAALFGAARALGRTGVDLKDPTELDPGKALA; from the coding sequence ATGACACCGAGTCCTTCGATCTCTCCGTCCGACGACCCGTGGGCGCTGCTGCGGTCGACCACCCAGGCACGCATCGGCCTCGGGCACTCGGGGCACGCGATGCCGACGGCGCATGTCCTCGCCTTCCGGGCGGACCACGCCGCCGCGCGCGACGCCGTGCACGCCGAGCTCGACCTCGATGCCCTGGCGGCCTCGCTCCGTGCGGGCTCGGGACCCGGCCGGCACAGCAACGAGCCGATCGTGGAGGTCGCGAGCCGCGCGACGTCGCGTGGTGAGTACCTCCGGCGCCCGGACCTGGGCCGTCGCCTCCGTGCGGACGACGTCGACCGTTTGCGGACCATCCGTGCCGGGGCGCCCAGCGAGCGCGACCCGGACCTGTCCATCGTGTTGTGCGACGGCCTGTCGTCGACCGCGGTGGCGACGCACGCCGCGCCGTTCCTGCGGGCGGTCGAGCGGGCACTCGGTCCCGGAGTCGAGCTCGGGCCCCTCGTCGTGGCCACCCAGGCGCGGGTGGCCCTGGGCGACGAGGTCGGAGGGGCGCTCGGCTCCCGCGCCGTGCTCGTCCTGATCGGGGAGCGCCCCGGCCTGTCGGTGCCCGACAGCCTCGGTGCCTACCTCACGTTCAACCCCGAGGTCGGCCGTCTGGACTCCGAGCGGAACTGCGTGTCCAACATCCGCCCGCCGCACGGCCTGTCGTACGACGCTGCGGCGCGCACGATCGCGGCACTGTTCGGCGCGGCCCGGGCGCTGGGTCGCACGGGCGTCGACCTCAAGGACCCGACGGAGCTGGACCCGGGGAAGGCGCTCGCCTGA
- a CDS encoding EamA family transporter, producing MSPRAGALPVPAWSVAVTAMLSVQLSSALAVGLIDAVGPAGTAWLRLSMGAVIFVAIARPPLRSLRRPEVPWILVLGVATGLMTVFFLAAIERIPLGTAVAVEFLGPLAVAAWRAHARSALAWPALAVVGVVLMTRPWTGEINTAGLAFAGLAGVGWATYILLTQRIGDRYAGTTGLSLTIPVAALTAAVAGIPQAHGHLSGQVLLTALGLALLMPVLPFVCEMVALRHMTPTAFGTLMALEPAFGVLLGAMVLHQTPAAFQLVGIALVVAAGAGAQRVGRRTPTDEPVVGSPPIAIGKEPTELVTRTTS from the coding sequence GTGAGCCCGCGCGCGGGCGCGCTGCCGGTCCCGGCGTGGAGTGTCGCCGTCACCGCCATGCTCTCCGTCCAGCTGAGCTCGGCACTCGCGGTCGGCCTCATCGACGCCGTCGGTCCGGCCGGCACTGCGTGGCTCCGGTTGAGCATGGGCGCGGTCATCTTCGTCGCGATCGCGCGTCCGCCGCTTCGGTCGCTGCGGCGCCCAGAGGTGCCGTGGATCCTGGTACTCGGTGTGGCGACCGGACTGATGACCGTCTTCTTCCTCGCCGCCATCGAGCGCATCCCGCTCGGCACCGCCGTCGCCGTCGAGTTCCTCGGCCCTCTCGCCGTCGCCGCATGGCGCGCCCATGCCCGCAGCGCCCTCGCCTGGCCCGCCCTCGCCGTCGTCGGAGTCGTGCTGATGACGCGACCGTGGACCGGCGAGATCAACACCGCCGGCCTCGCCTTCGCCGGGCTCGCCGGCGTCGGCTGGGCGACGTACATCCTGCTGACGCAGCGCATCGGCGACCGGTACGCCGGCACGACGGGGCTCTCGCTCACCATCCCGGTCGCGGCACTCACCGCGGCGGTGGCCGGCATCCCCCAGGCCCACGGTCACCTCAGCGGCCAGGTCCTGCTGACCGCGCTCGGGCTGGCGCTCCTCATGCCCGTGCTGCCGTTCGTGTGCGAGATGGTCGCACTTCGCCACATGACACCGACGGCGTTCGGGACGCTGATGGCGCTCGAGCCGGCGTTCGGCGTGCTGCTCGGGGCGATGGTCCTCCACCAGACGCCCGCCGCGTTCCAGCTGGTCGGGATCGCGCTCGTGGTGGCGGCAGGAGCAGGTGCCCAGCGAGTCGGCCGACGTACGCCGACAGACGAGCCCGTCGTCGGGTCCCCGCCGATCGCGATCGGGAAGGAGCCCACCGAGCTAGTCACGCGCACCACGAGCTGA
- a CDS encoding helix-turn-helix domain-containing protein, with amino-acid sequence MDAATSSLATAIGARVRKERQARSWTLDQLATASDLSRRMVINVEQGAANPSVGTLLRLSDALGVGLPALVETPEPAAVKVTRAGTGAVLWTGDNGGRGVLVAGTERPDVVELWDWTLEPGEAHGAEAHAAGTKELLMVDTGTVTLDIAGETFALGKGDAISFPGDVPHSYANAGKRAARFRLSVFEPDVGGRS; translated from the coding sequence ATGGATGCAGCCACCTCCTCCCTCGCCACAGCCATCGGCGCCCGCGTCCGCAAGGAACGCCAGGCCCGCAGCTGGACCCTCGACCAGTTGGCGACCGCCTCTGACCTGAGCCGCCGGATGGTCATCAACGTCGAGCAGGGAGCAGCCAACCCGAGCGTCGGCACGCTCCTGCGACTCAGCGACGCTCTGGGCGTCGGGCTACCGGCGCTCGTCGAGACCCCGGAGCCCGCCGCGGTGAAGGTGACCCGGGCCGGCACTGGTGCGGTGCTGTGGACCGGCGACAACGGGGGCCGCGGCGTACTCGTGGCGGGCACGGAGCGTCCCGACGTCGTCGAGCTCTGGGACTGGACCCTCGAGCCCGGCGAGGCCCACGGCGCCGAGGCACACGCGGCCGGCACCAAGGAGTTGCTCATGGTCGACACCGGGACGGTCACTCTCGACATCGCCGGCGAGACCTTCGCGCTGGGCAAGGGCGACGCCATCTCGTTCCCTGGCGACGTGCCCCACAGCTACGCCAACGCCGGGAAGCGAGCCGCTCGATTCCGCCTGAGCGTCTTCGAGCCTGACGTCGGCGGGCGGTCGTGA
- a CDS encoding TetR/AcrR family transcriptional regulator — protein MARSANPENRDRIVRTTRDLIRRNGVPGTTMLEVVKASGGSRGSLYHYFPGGRTEMVADAVRSAIDEYTAGIEYLATLPSVDAIPLMVEFWRAEAEASDYTAGCPIAAAALGGTSEPIPRQLAGDAFATWTDTLTRMLTNDGVPDERARPLATLALAAIEGAVILSLARKSSEPMELVATQLVSLVEAARA, from the coding sequence ATGGCCCGCTCAGCGAACCCCGAGAACCGCGACCGCATCGTCCGCACCACCCGCGACCTGATCCGGCGCAACGGCGTGCCCGGGACGACGATGCTCGAGGTGGTCAAGGCATCAGGCGGTTCCCGGGGTTCGCTGTACCACTACTTCCCCGGTGGCCGGACCGAGATGGTCGCCGACGCCGTCAGGAGCGCCATCGACGAGTACACCGCGGGCATCGAGTACCTCGCCACCCTTCCCTCCGTGGACGCCATCCCGCTGATGGTCGAGTTCTGGCGAGCGGAGGCCGAGGCCAGCGACTACACCGCCGGATGTCCGATCGCCGCAGCCGCCCTGGGTGGGACCAGCGAACCGATCCCCCGCCAGCTCGCCGGGGATGCCTTCGCGACCTGGACCGACACCCTCACCCGGATGCTCACCAACGACGGCGTCCCGGACGAACGAGCCCGACCGCTGGCCACACTGGCCCTCGCCGCGATCGAGGGCGCCGTGATCCTCAGCCTCGCCCGGAAGTCGAGCGAGCCGATGGAGCTGGTCGCCACCCAGCTCGTGTCCCTCGTCGAGGCGGCGCGCGCCTGA
- a CDS encoding MarR family winged helix-turn-helix transcriptional regulator: MGITDEALEVRAQGWRTLAALHGLIEAELERALAGAAGLSVVEYTVIDALSRQDGWHMRMQQLARAAALSPSATTRLVTRLEDRGLLTRILCADDRRGIYTELTPAGRKLYRTARPLHDDALARALVLADEQPELAPVVQALNGVAFPATTP, from the coding sequence ATGGGTATCACGGACGAGGCGCTCGAGGTCCGCGCCCAGGGTTGGCGGACCCTCGCAGCCCTGCACGGCCTGATCGAGGCAGAGCTCGAGCGTGCGCTCGCGGGTGCGGCCGGGCTGTCGGTCGTCGAGTACACCGTGATCGACGCGCTCAGCCGCCAGGACGGCTGGCACATGCGCATGCAGCAGCTGGCCCGGGCTGCCGCCCTCTCCCCCAGCGCGACCACGCGCCTGGTCACCCGCCTCGAGGACCGGGGACTGCTCACCCGCATCCTGTGCGCCGACGACCGCCGCGGCATCTACACCGAGCTCACCCCGGCAGGGCGCAAGCTCTACCGCACAGCGCGGCCCCTCCATGACGACGCGCTCGCCAGGGCGCTGGTACTCGCCGACGAGCAGCCCGAGCTGGCGCCGGTGGTCCAGGCGCTCAACGGGGTTGCGTTCCCCGCGACCACACCGTGA
- a CDS encoding GntR family transcriptional regulator codes for MSHRPSDPDHAGGDERVSAATAAIIARVRQLARANELLPGERLGSERALAESLSVARSALRSALEYLEQRGEIRRAMGRSGGVFVSDGRIERNLNTIQGVPDLLRYQGFTSSTEVIRAGLATAGPAERRHLQLREGASVIRLLRRRDADGVPLSLDAMSLPAQLFPGWLQLDLTSSVYQLMSAHYGVEVARAEESSDVRAASPEEAAILGIGTGDPLLQVWRTTWDADERPVEFAHDLFRADRTRITMRRYGARWKRAD; via the coding sequence ATGAGCCATCGCCCCAGTGACCCGGACCACGCGGGTGGCGACGAGCGCGTGAGCGCCGCTACCGCGGCGATCATCGCCCGGGTACGCCAGTTGGCACGTGCCAACGAGCTGCTTCCCGGGGAGCGGTTGGGGTCGGAGCGTGCTCTCGCCGAGTCGCTGTCCGTCGCACGATCGGCCCTTCGCAGCGCCCTCGAGTACCTCGAGCAACGAGGCGAGATCCGGCGCGCGATGGGGCGCTCAGGCGGAGTTTTCGTGAGCGATGGCCGGATCGAGCGGAACCTGAACACGATCCAGGGCGTCCCCGATCTGCTGCGCTACCAGGGCTTCACGTCGAGCACGGAGGTCATCCGTGCCGGGCTCGCGACGGCGGGCCCCGCGGAGCGGCGTCACCTGCAGCTGCGGGAGGGAGCGAGCGTGATCAGGCTCCTGCGGCGCAGGGATGCCGACGGGGTGCCGCTGTCCCTCGATGCGATGTCGCTGCCGGCTCAGCTCTTCCCCGGATGGCTGCAGCTGGACCTGACCTCGAGCGTCTACCAGCTGATGTCTGCCCATTACGGCGTGGAGGTCGCTCGGGCGGAGGAGTCGAGCGACGTGAGGGCGGCGTCCCCGGAGGAGGCTGCGATCCTCGGCATCGGGACGGGCGACCCACTCCTGCAGGTCTGGCGCACCACCTGGGATGCCGACGAGCGACCGGTGGAGTTCGCGCACGATCTCTTCAGGGCGGACCGCACGCGGATCACCATGCGGCGCTACGGCGCGAGGTGGAAGCGCGCGGACTGA